The following proteins are co-located in the Pseudomonas sp. DY-1 genome:
- a CDS encoding GNAT family N-acetyltransferase: protein MPTLELNLRPIANADMAFLRELYSTTRADEMASTGWSQPAIDAFLAQQFDAQHRYYQEHYHDAQFSLICHRSQAIGRLYVFRGPNTLNLIDIALLPDWRGQGIGTRYLQALTNEADETGKAIRLFVEPGNPATRLYSRFGFVVTGNNRVYLQMQRSARTSLAQEASA from the coding sequence ATGCCAACTCTGGAGTTGAATCTTCGCCCCATAGCGAATGCCGACATGGCGTTCCTGCGGGAGCTTTACTCGACGACCCGTGCCGATGAAATGGCCTCCACTGGATGGAGCCAGCCCGCCATCGATGCCTTCCTCGCCCAGCAATTCGACGCCCAGCACCGTTATTACCAGGAGCACTACCACGATGCGCAGTTCTCGCTGATCTGCCATCGGAGTCAGGCCATCGGCCGGCTGTACGTCTTCCGTGGACCGAACACTCTCAATCTGATCGATATCGCCCTTTTGCCCGACTGGCGCGGGCAAGGTATCGGCACGCGCTATCTACAGGCCCTGACCAACGAGGCGGATGAGACCGGCAAGGCGATCCGCCTTTTCGTTGAGCCTGGTAACCCGGCCACGCGTCTGTACAGCCGTTTCGGCTTCGTCGTCACGGGCAATAACCGCGTGTATCTGCAGATGCAGCGCAGCGCCAGGACCTCACTCGCACAGGAAGCTTCCGCATGA